In the genome of Microcoleus vaginatus PCC 9802, the window CTGCGGCGTCTGGGCTACAACTTGGTTGTAAACAGGTGGCGCGGCCCCTTGTGGCTTAATTTCCAAAGGAATAAAACGCGCCTGATTGGTATCCGGGTCAATAAAACTACCCGTTCCCAATTGACTTGCTGGAATTGTAGAATCTCTGCTGCGCGGATCGCCTCCTTGCACCACAAAAGGCTCTGGCTGACGCACAACTCGGTGAAACATCACCCCGTCGTAAATGCCACGTTCAACTAAGTCAACAAAATTTCCCCCAGTAATCGGGGCATTAGTGCCATCGACTTCGATCGTAACGGGTTGACCGTTAATTACCTGGACTACTATAGCTTTGCCTGTTAACGGGAGTGCAGCGCTCATTGGTAAATTGCTATTTGAGTGAGTGATCTTTGGCTTTTAGAAGCAATCCGCGAATTGCCCCTACCCATTTAATCAGAAAACTGTAAACTTGTCTTAAGTACAGTTCTACTTCTAAATTTATGATGTCCCGTCGCAAGTTTTTTAGCACGTTATTGGCAATTTGTCTAGTTTTTCTAAGTTTCAATTTTGCCACACCTGCATTTGCCCTCGGTGGCAAGCTTCCGACGGTGAATGAAGCCGCACCGGATTTTAGTTTGCCGACAAACAGCGGCGACGGACAAGTGTCCCTGTCCGATTATCGCGGTAAGTGGTTGGTAGTCTATTTTTATCCCAAAGACTTTACATCGGGATGTACGATCGAAGCGCGGAGATTTCAGCAAGATTTGCCGAAATACTTGGCCAAGAATACTCAAATTATAGGCATTAGCGCTGATGATGTCGATTCCCATGCGGAATTTTGCGATTCCGAAGGTTTGAAGTTTCCGCTGTTAGCTGATACGGATGGTAAAGTGAGTAAAGCTTACGGTTCTTGGATGAGTTTTATCTCGGCGCGACACAGTTTTATTATTGACCCTGAAGGTATTTTGCGCGAAACTTTTGTGAAGATTAATCCGGCGATTCATTCTAAAGAAGTGTTGGCTCGTTTGGGGGAATTGCAGGCTAACGGGTAATGCGAGCTTTCACAGTGCACGAAATACGAGAAACCGATCGCGTTCGCTTTCTCCATACCCGCAATCGCACCCTCTACAAGAACCTGCTGCGGATGAACATTGACCGCAACCTTACGCTGGCAATTCTCAATCAACTACACTGATGGCAAAGTCAGCATCAGTGGACAACATGAAGAAACCCCGATCGTCGGGACTGGATGGCTGGTGGAACTGCTAGACACGATCGATTTAGGACAGCCCATTGCCCTGGATGGAAATATCACCGATTTGATCGATCGCACTCGCGATCAATCTCCAGCCAGGGGATGGCATTGTCCTCTACAGCGATGGCATTACAGAACCCAAGAACATGGACATGGCCCAGTATGGATTGGAGCGACTCTGTGCGATCGTGAGTCAAAATTGGCAACAATCCGCAGAGGAAATCAAACAACCCGTGATTGCAGATGTCCGCGAATTTATAGATGGAAAAAAGCAGTTTTATGCTATCAGCTTACTTATCCTCAACTAGAAAAAATAGAGGGAGATTTAAGGATTTAATTAATCTTTATTTTGGCTATTGATAGAAATTTGTGGACTGTTCTATATTCTGGCGAGCGCGAATTTATCTGGTCTGGATCTTATAGCGATCGCTCTCGGTAATTTGCCAAGCCCGGTTTTTGATTAATATTTTCCAAACTTGCTCTCCACTTAGTCGAATTCCTGTTTTTTCTTCTAGATCGGTCGCTAACCTAG includes:
- a CDS encoding peroxiredoxin; protein product: MMSRRKFFSTLLAICLVFLSFNFATPAFALGGKLPTVNEAAPDFSLPTNSGDGQVSLSDYRGKWLVVYFYPKDFTSGCTIEARRFQQDLPKYLAKNTQIIGISADDVDSHAEFCDSEGLKFPLLADTDGKVSKAYGSWMSFISARHSFIIDPEGILRETFVKINPAIHSKEVLARLGELQANG